In Castor canadensis chromosome 11, mCasCan1.hap1v2, whole genome shotgun sequence, a single genomic region encodes these proteins:
- the Unc13d gene encoding protein unc-13 homolog D isoform X4, producing the protein MLQHVRELEKPVFCLKATVKQAKGILGKDVSGFSDPYCLLGIEQGVGMPGGSPGSRRRQKAVVRHTIPEEQTHRTQVISQTLNPVWDETFILEFEDITNANFHLDMWDLDTVESVRQKLGELTDLHGLRRIFKEARKDKGQDDFLGNVVLRLQDLRCKEDQWYPLEPCTETYPDRGQCHLQFQLIHKRRATAASRSQPSYTVHLHLLQQLVSHEVTQHQAGSTSWDASLSPQAATILFLHATQKDLSDFHQSMAQWLAYSRLYQSLEFPSNCLLHPITSMEYQWVQGRLKVEQLEELATSFTSLLAYGLSLIRRFRSVFPLSVSDSPARLQSLLRVLVQMCKMKAFRELCPDSAPLPQLVTEALRTGTVEWFHLKQQHHQPMVQGVLEAGKALLSLVQDVLCDLHQCQRTWNKIFHNVLKIDLFPMAFLELQWLVAKRVQDHTVTVGTPVSPEMGESLFQLYISLKELCQLGPVPSERDGILALDGFHRWFQPAIPSWLQKTYSVALERVQRAVQMDKLVPLGELIKHSTSAVDLSTCFAQISHTAQQLDWPDPEEAFMITVKFVEDTCRLALVYCSLIKARARELSAGQKDQGQAADMLCVVVNDMEQLRLVIGKLPTQLAWEALEQRVGAGLEQGQLQNTLHAQLQGALAGLGHEIRTGVRTLAEQLEAGIAKHIQKLVSVRESVLTDDAILPLMKFLEVKLWYMNTNLVQENFSSLLTLLWTHTLTVLVEVAASQRSSCLASNRLKVALQSLEISFHADGRGLPLEALHTATFQALQRDLELQAASSQELIQKYFCSRIRQQAETTSEDLGAVTVKASYRTSEQKLHVELLSASSLLPLDSNGSSDPFVQLTLEPRHEFPDLAPRETQKHKKDLHPLFDETFEFLVPAEPCTKDGACLLLTVLDHDTLGANDLEGEAFLPLCTVPGMMGCEEPGEAPQIRLPLTYPAPNGDPILQLLESRKGDREAQAFVKLRRQRAKQASQHAPRPGR; encoded by the exons ATGCTGCAGCATGTCAGGGAGCTTGAG AAGCCAGTATTTTGTCTGAAGGCAACAGTGAAACAGGCCAAGGGTATTCTGGGCAAGGATGTCAGTG GGTTCAGTGACCCCTATTGCCTGCTAGGCATTGAGCAGGGGGTGGGCATGCCAGGGGGCAGCCCCGGGTCCCGGCGTCGGCAGAAGGCTGTGGTGAGACACACCATCCCCGAGGAGCAGACACACCGCACCCAGGTCATCAGCCAGACACTCAACCCAGTCTGGGATGAGACCTTCATCCT GGAGTTTGAGGACATAACTAATGCAAACTTTCACCTGGACATGTG GGACCTGGACACCGTGGAATCTGTCAGACAAAAACTTGGGGAGCTCACAGATCTTCATGGGCTTCGAAG GATATTTAAGGAGGCTCGGAAGGACAAAGGCCAGGATGACTTTCTGGGGAACGTGGTTCTGAGGCTGCAG GACTTACGCTGCAAAGAAGACCAGTGGTATCCCCTGGAGCCCTGCACTGAGACCTACCCAGACCGTGGCCAGTgccacctgcaattccagctcaTTCACAAGCGG AGAGCCACTGCGGCCAGCCGCTCCCAGCCCAGCTACACAGTGCACCTCCACCTTCTACAGCAGCTGGTGTCCCATGAGGTCACCCAGCACCAG GCAGGCAGTACCTCCTGGGATGCATCACTGAGTCCCCAGGCTGCCACCATCCTCTTTCTCCATGCCACACAGAAAGACCTGTCTGACTTCCACCAATCCATGGC GCAGTGGCTGGCTTACAGCCGCCTCTATCAGAGCTTGGAGTTCCCCAGCAACTGCCTCCTGCACCCCATCACCAGCATGGAGTACCAGTGGGTCCAGGGTCGGCTCAAGGTAGAGCAG TTGGAGGAGCTAGCCACCTCATTCACCTCCTTGCTTGCCTACGGCCTCTCCCTCATCCGGAGGTTCCGCTCTGTCTTTCCCCTTTCTGTCTCTGACTCTCCAGCCCGGCTGCAGTCTCTCCTCAG GGTCCTCGTACAGATGTGCAAGATGAAGGCCTTCAGAGAACTGTGCCCCGACAGTGCCCCACTGCCCCAGCTGGTGACCGAGGCCCTGCGG ACTGGCACAGTCGAATGGTTCCACCTGAAGCAGCAGCACCATCAGCCCATGGTGCAG GGTGTGCTGGAGGCAGGCAAGGCCTTGCTGAGCCTGGTACAGGATGTCCTGTGCGACCTGCATCAGTGCCAGCGCACATGGAACAAGATCTTCCACAA TGTCCTCAAGATCGACCTCTTCCCCATGGCTTTCCTGGAGCTGCAGTGGCTG GTGGCCAAGCGGGTGCAGGATCACACAGTGACAGTGGGCACCCCTGTATCCCCAGAGATGGGCGAGAGTTTGTTCCAGCTCTACATCAGCCTTAAGGAGCTCTGCCAGCTGGGCCCAGTCCCCTCAGAGAG GGATGGAATCCTGGCCCTGGATGGTTTCCACCGTTGGTTCCAGCCAGCCATCCCCTCCTGGCTGCAGAAGACGTACAGTGTGGCTCTGGAGAGAGTACAGCGTGCTGTGCAGATGGACAAG ctgGTGCCCCTGGGTGAACTGATCAAGCATAGCACTTCAGCTGTGGATCTGTCTACCTGCTTCGCCCAGATCAGCCACACTGCCCAGCAGCTGGACTGGCCAGACCCAGAGGAGGCCTTCATGATCACAGTCAAATTCGTCGAG GACACCTGTAGGCTGGCCCTGGTGTACTGCAGCCTTATAAAGGCCCGGGCCCGAGAGCTTTCTGCAGGCCAGAAGGACCAGGGCCAGGCAGCCGACATG ctgtgtgtggtggtgaaTGACATGGAGCAGCTGCGGCTGGTGATCGGCAAGCTGCCCACCCAGCTGGCTTGGGAGGCCCTGGAGCAGCGTGTCGGGGCTGGGCTGGAGCAGGGGCAGCTGCAAAACACACTACATGCCCAGCTGCAGGGTGCACTGGCTGGTCTGGGCCACGAGATCCGCACTGGTGTACGCACCCTGGCTGAGCAG CTGGAGGCAGGCATTGCCAAGCACATCCAGAAACTCGTGAGTGTCAGAGAGTCGGTTCTAACTGATGAT GCCATTCTGCCTCTGATGAAGTTCCTGGAGGTGAAGCTTTGGTACATGAACACCAACCTGGTGCAGGAGAACTTCAGCAG CCTTCTGACCCTGCTCTGGACTCATACGCTCACGGTGCTGGTGGAGGTGGCCGCTTCCCAACGTAGCTCGTGCCTGGCCTCTAACAGGCTGAAGGTGGCCCTGCAG AGCCTGGAGATCTCCTTCCATGCTGATGGGCGTGGTCTGCCACTGGAGGCCCTTCACACAGCCACCTTCCAG GCTCTGCAGAGGGACCTGGAGCTCCAAGCAGCCTCCAGCCAGGAGCTCATCCAGAAGTACTTCTGCAGTCGCATCCGGCAGCAG GCAGAAACCACCTCTGAGGACCTGGGCGCTGTCACGGTCAAAGCCTCCTACCGCACCTCTGAGCAGAAGCTGCACGTGGAGCTGCTCAGCGCCTCCAGCCTGTTGCCCCTAGACTCCAATG GCTCCAGTGATCCCTTTGTCCAGCTGACCTTGGAGCCCAGGCATGAGTTCCCCGACCTGGCCCCCCGGGAGACTCAGAAACACAAGAAGGACCTTCACCCACTATTTGACGAGACTTTTGAATT CCTGGTGCCTGCTGAGCCGTGCACCAAGGACGGGGCATGCCTCCTGCTCACCGTGCTGGACCATGACACGCTGGGAGCCAATGACCTGGAAGGGGAGGCCTTCCTGCCACTGTGCACCGTGCCTGGGATGATGGGCTGCGAGGAGCCTGGCGAGGCACCTCAGATCCGCCTACCTCTCACGTATCCTGCACCCAATG GGGATCCAATTCTGCAACTGTTGGAGAGCCGGAAGGGTGATCGTGAGGCCCAGGCTTTTGTGAAGCTGCGGAGGCAGCGAGCCAAGCAGGCCTCTCAGCATGCCCCTCGGCCAGGGCGATAG